A genomic region of Raphanus sativus cultivar WK10039 chromosome 6, ASM80110v3, whole genome shotgun sequence contains the following coding sequences:
- the LOC108807324 gene encoding bidirectional sugar transporter SWEET2: MDLFALDGSFSKWKDVAGIAGNIFAFGLFVSPMPTFRRIMRNKSTEQFSGLPYIYALLNCLICLWYGSPYVSQRNFMLVTVNGVGATFQLCYIILFILHTDKKTKMRMLLLLLVVFAVVALIVAGSLQIPEKVTRWYLVGFLSCGSLVSMFASPLFVINLVIKTKSVEFMPFYLSLSTFLMSASFFMFGLFNSDAFVYTPNGIGTVLGIVQLSLYCYYHRNSIEEETKEPLIVTYV; this comes from the exons ATGGATTTGTTTGCTTTAGATGGTTCTTTCTCAAAGTGGAAAGATGTTGCTGGAATCGCAG GCAACATATTTGCATTTGGTCTTTTCGTTTCACCGAT GCCAACGTTTAGGAGAATCATGAGGAACAAATCAACCGAGCAATTCTCTGGTTTACCATACATTTACGCTCTCTTGAACTGCTTGATCTGCCTTTGGTACGGCTCACCTTACGTATCCCAAAGAAACTTCATGCTTGTGACTGTTAATGGCGTTGGAGCCACTTTTCAGCTTTGTTACATTATCCTCTTCATCTTGCATACAGACAAGAAGACCAAG ATGAGGAtgcttcttctgcttcttgtgGTGTTTGCTGTGGTTGCGTTGATTGTAGCTGGAAGTTTGCAGATACCTGAGAAGGTCACACGATGGTACCTTGTCGGGTTCTTGAGCTGCGGTTCTCTTGTCTCCATGTTTGCTTCTCCCTTGTTTGTTATT AACTTAGTGATTAAGACAAAGAGCGTTGAGTTTATGCCGTtttatctctctctatctaCTTTCTTGATGAGTGCTTCCTTCTTCATGTTCGGACTATTCAACAGTGACGCCTTTGTTTAT ACACCAAATGGAATAGGAACGGTTCTTGGTATTGTGCAGCTATCTTTGTACTGTTACTACCACAGAAACTCTATAgaggaagaaacaaaagagcCTTTGATTGTTACTTATGTGTGA
- the LOC108807325 gene encoding uncharacterized protein LOC108807325, producing the protein MEALWKLEDKLKLTTKDAVVILVGTAAAVTLLCTAVAFLNRGSRGLKQVADAEWASETSSVWSRTIMEETRTRKWSKVKRRLMGSFCWSSAAKWMEMETRPKPRTLLAVKERSLNAVDPVWQRPILMGEKCELPRFSGLILYDQRGDPVQHSPSQEEVKQSSLVRTTLRDLLS; encoded by the exons ATGGAAGCCTTGTGGAAGTTAGAGGATAAACTGAAGCTAACAACGAAAGACGCGGTCGTGATCTTGGTCGGAACAGCGGCTGCAGTAACGCTCCTCTGCACAGCCGTAGCGTTTCTCAACCGAGGTTCTCGAGGATTAAAGCAAGTAGCAGACGCGGAGTGGGCATCTGAAACATCGTCTGTTTGGTCAAGAACAATAATGGAAGAAACAAGGACCCGTAAATGGAGCAAAGTGAAGAGAAGGCTGATGGGTTCGTTTTGTTGGAGCTCTGCAGCTAAGTGGATGGAGATGGAAACGAGACCTAAGCCACGGACATTGCTTGCGGTAAAAGAAAGGAGCCTTAATGCGGTTGATCCGGTTTGGCAGCGACCGATTCTGATGGGTGAGAAATGTGAACTCCCTCGGTTTAGTGGTTTAATATTGTATGATCAACGTGGTGATCCGGTTCAGCATTCTCCATCTCAGGAAGAA GTGAAACAGAGTTCTCTGGTAAGAACAACTTTGAGAGATTTGCTTTCGTAA
- the LOC108812479 gene encoding LOW QUALITY PROTEIN: pentatricopeptide repeat-containing protein At3g14730 (The sequence of the model RefSeq protein was modified relative to this genomic sequence to represent the inferred CDS: inserted 1 base in 1 codon) — MTVFFLRIQIQKHSIGTLRLLPRSSSIKPSPLSSLYSTLSSQIEEEQPPKRYDHHHVATCIAALQRCAQRNDAVSGVQLHGFMVRKGLLDGSSPRAVTSLVNMYAKCGLMRRAISVSGGSTERDVFAYNAIISGFVVNGFPFDAVEMYREMRAKGVLPDKYTFPSLLKGSDAMEVTDVKKVHGLAFKLGFDSDCYVGSALVSCYLKFRLVEDAQKVFDELPERDDSVLWNALVIGYSQMFKFEDALRVFSQMREEGVALSRHTITGVLSAFTVLLDLDNGRSIHGLAVKTGFDSGVVVSNALIDMYGKSRWLEEAVKIFEGMDKKRDIFTWNSVLCVHDYCGDHDGALALFNRMICSGIQPDLVTLTTVLPTCGRLAALNQGREIHGYMIVNGLLNRNSNDEFINNSLMDMYAKCGDLRDAQTVFDSMRNKDSASWNIMINGYGVQSRGELALDMFSRMCEAGVRPDEITFVGLLQXCNHSGFVSEGRRFFAQMETVYNIVPTSDHYTCVIDMLGRAGKLDEAYKLALAMPVRDNPVGWRSILASCRLHGNLGLAIIAEKRLNDIQQPPTEHNGAFILLSNIYMETGGYERVSAIREEFKQMKVKKTPGGSWIQVKHELHRFFYSDKTHPEYESIEACLSPLTSHIYGDGHLYTLLDDYD, encoded by the exons ATGACCGTCTTCTTCCTTCGAATCCAGATTCAAAAACATTCCATCGGAACTCTGAGGCTGCTCCCACGAAGCTCCTCTATAAAGCCCTCTCCTTTATCATCTCTCTACTCCACACTCTCCTCCCAAATCGAAGAAGAACAGCCGCCGAAGAGATACGACCACCACCATGTCGCTACATGCATCGCCGCACTGCAACGCTGCGCGCAGCGCAACGACGCCGTTTCCGGCGTGCAGCTTCACGGCTTCATGGTTCGCAAAGGGCTTCTCGACGGCTCCTCCCCTCGCGCCGTCACCAGCCTCGTCAACATGTACGCCAAGTGCGGTCTCATGCGTCGCGCGATCTCCGTCTCCGGTGGATCCACCGAGCGAGACGTGTTCGCTTACAACGCGATCATCTCTGGGTTCGTGGTGAATGGGTTTCCTTTCGATGCGGTGGAGATGTACAGAGAGATGAGAGCTAAGGGGGTTTTACCTGATAAGTATACGTTTCCTAGTTTGCTTAAAGGAAGCGATGCAATGGAGGTTACTGATGTTAAGAAGGTTCACGGGTTGGCGTTTAAACTTGGGTTTGATTCGGATTGTTATGTAGGGAGTGCGTTGGTTAGTTGTTATTTGAAGTTTAGGTTAGTGGAGGATGCGCAGAAGGTGTTCGACGAATTGCCTGAGAGAGATGACAGTGTGCTTTGGAACGCTTTGGTTATTGGGTATTCTCAGATGTTTAAGTTTGAGGATGCTTTGAGAGTTTTTAGTCAAATGCGTGAGGAAGGTGTTGCCTTGAGTAGGCATACCATCACCGGGGTGTTGTCAGCTTTCACTGTGTTATTGGATCTTGACAATGGTAGATCGATCCATGGGCTTGCGGTGAAGACGGGGTTTGATTCTGGTGTTGTTGTGTCGAATGCGTTGATTGATATGTATGGAAAGAGTAGATGGCTAGAGGAAGCAGTCAAGATCTTTGAAGGGATGGATAAAAAGAGAGATATATTTACGTGGAACTCTGTGTTGTGTGTTCATGACTACTGCGGTGATCATGATGGAGCTTTAGCTCTTTTCAACAGGATGATTTGTTCCGGAATCCAACCTGATCTCGTTACTTTGACGACAGTTCTCCCCACTTGCGGTCGTTTAGCTGCACTGAACCAGGGAAGAGAGATTCACGGCTACATGATCGTTAACGGACTTTTAAACCGAAACTCCAATGATGAGTTCATTAACAACTCCTTGATGGACATGTACGCGAAATGCGGGGACTTGAGAGATGCACAGACGGTTTTCGACTCGATGAGGAATAAAGACTCAGCTTCTTGGAACATCATGATTAACGGTTACGGTGTGCAGAGCCGCGGTGAGTTAGCTTTGGATATGTTCTCACGTATGTGCGAAGCAGGTGTCAGACCTGATGAGATCACATTCGTTGGGTTGCTTC GCTGTAACCACTCAGGCTTCGTTAGCGAAGGGAGGAGGTTTTTTGCGCAGATGGAGACAGTGTACAACATCGTCCCAACAAGTGATCACTACACTTGTGTGATAGACATGCTTGGCCGTGCAGGCAAGCTGGATGAAGCATATAAGTTGGCATTAGCAATGCCCGTGCGGGATAATCCTGTAGGCTGGAGGTCAATATTAGCATCTTGTCGCCTCCATGGGAACTTAGGTCTCGCAATAATTGCCGAAAAGCGATTAAATGATATACAACAGCCGCCAACAGAGCATAACGGCGCTTTTATATTAttgtctaatatatatatggaaaccGGTGGATACGAGAGAGTTTCGGCCATAAGAGAGGAATTCAAACAAATGAAAGTGAAGAAGACACCAGGTGGAAGCTGGATTCAGGTCAAGCATGAACTTCACAGGTTCTTTTACAGCGATAAGACTCACCCGGAATATGAATCTATCGAGGCTTGTTTAAGTCCGTTGACTTCTCATATATATGGTGATGGTCATCTTTATACGCTGCTCGACGATTATGACTAA
- the LOC108812480 gene encoding mitogen-activated protein kinase 19, which translates to MQQGQVKKSMKEVDFFTEYGDANRYQILEVIGKGSYGVVCAAVDTHTGEKVAIKKIKDVFEHISDALRILREVKLLRLLRHPDIVEIKSIMLPPSKREFKDIYVVFELMESDLHQVIKANDDLTREHHQFFLYQMLRALKYMHTANVYHRDLKPKNILANANCKLKVCDFGLARVSFNDTPTTVFWTDYVATRWYRAPELCGSFCSKYTPAIDIWSIGCIFAEVLLGKPLFPGKSVVHQLELITDLLGTPKAETIAGVRNEKARKYLGEMRKKSLVPFTQKFPNADPSALRLLQRLLAFDPKDRPTATEALADPYFKGLAKIEREPSCQQISKMEFEFERRRLTKDDIRELIYREILEYHPQLLKDYMNGSEGSSFLYPSAIGHLRKQFAYLEENSGKSGPVIPPERKHTSLPRSTVHSSVVASSAQPGLNAPDSRRVSFEPSRNGVAPSTSTKPLGPPPRVPSARPGRAVETSVSYENARNLKESSHDARTSYYRSTVPPPQTASPNCFFHPNTMNQEKRGGGGGTEAAASQPKPQFVVPTQCNSSKPAELNPNPYVQSQHKVGIDAKLLQAQSQYGPAGAAAVAVAAHRSIGTVGYGMS; encoded by the exons ATGCAGCAAGGTCAGGTGAAGAAG AGCATGAAAGAGGTAGACTTTTTCACCGAGTACGGCGACGCAAACCGTTACCAGATCCTAGAAGTCATTGGGAAAGGAAGCTACGGAGTCGTCTGCGCAGCCGTCGACACGCACACTGGAGAGAAAGTCGCCATCAAGAAGATCAAGGATGTCTTTGAGCACATCTCCGACGCTCTCCGTATCCTCCGTGAGGTCAAGCTTCTCCGGCTCCTGAGGCACCCTGATATAGTCGAGATCAAAAGCATCATGCTTCCACCTTCCAAGAGGGAGTTTAAAGACATTTATGTCGTGTTTGAGCTCATGGAGTCGGATCTGCATCAGGTCATCAAAGCTAACGATGACTTGACTAGGGAGCACCATCAGTTTTTCCTTTATCAGATGCTACGTGCCTTGAAGTATATGCATACAG CTAATGTTTACCATCGTGATCTTAAACCGAAGAACATACTGGCTAATGCAAACTGCAAGTTGAAAGTTTGTGACTTTGGACTAGCGAGAGTGTCATTCAATGATACGCCTACAACAGTCTTTTGGACG GATTATGTTGCCACAAGATGGTACAGGGCACCTGAGCTCTGTGGTTCATTCTGTTCTAAG TACACTCCAGCCATTGACATTTGGAGCATTGGCTGCATCTTTGCGGAGGTGTTGTTAGGGAAGCCTCTGTTTCCTGGTAAAAGTGTGGTTCATCAGTTAGAGCTCATCACAGATCTTCTTGGCACACCAAAAGCAGAGACTATTGCTGGA GTTCGAAATGAAAAAGCTCGAAAATACCTAGGAGAAATGAGGAAGAAAAGTCTCGTCCCCTTTACACAAAAGTTTCCTAACGCAGATCCTTCAGCATTGCGCCTTTTGCAAAGACTGTTGGCTTTTGATCCAAAGGATAGGCCTACTGCTACAGAG GCGCTGGCTGATCCTTACTTTAAGGGCCTTGCTAAGATTGAAAGAGAACCTTCTTGTCAGCAAATCTCAAAGATGGAGTTTGAATTTGAGAGACGAAGGTTAACAAAGGATGACATTAGAGAGCTGATATACAGGGAGATACTTGAATACCATCCTCAGCTGCTCAAGGATTATATGAACGGATCTGAAGGCTCAAGTTTCTTATATCCTAG TGCCATTGGTCATCTGAGGAAACAGTTTGCTTACTTGGAAGAAAATAGCGGCAAAAGTGGGCCAGTCATACCTCCAGAGAGAAAGCATACTTCACTTCCACG GTCTACAGTTCACTCCAGTGTAGTAGCCTCCAGTGCTCAACCTGGCTTGAATGCACCAGACAGTAGACGTGTTTCTTTCGAACCTTCAAGAAACGGTGTAGCTCCATCAACTTCAACTAAACCTTTAGGACCTCCTCCAAGAGTACCATCAGCTAGACCAGGCCGTGCTGTGGAAACATCTGTAAGTTATGAGAATGCCAGGAACCTCAAAGAGTCGTCCCATGATGCAAGAACATCATATTACAGAAGCACAGTACCCCCTCCACAGACCGCATCTCCTAACTGTTTCTTCCATCCTAACACCATGAACCAAGAGAagcgtggtggtggtggtggtacaGAAGCTGCTGCTTCCCAGCCAAAACCGCAGTTTGTTGTCCCTACCCAATGCAACTCCTCAAAGCCAGCTGAGCTGAACCCAAACCCTTATGTCCAATCACAGCACAAGGTGGGTATTGATGCTAAGCTGTTGCAGGCACAATCCCAGTATGGTCCTGCTGGAGCCGCCGCGGTTGCAGTAGCAGCACATAGGAGCATAGGCACGGTTGGGTATGGCATGTCTTAG